A section of the Metabacillus endolithicus genome encodes:
- a CDS encoding ACT domain-containing protein, translating into MNLVILETVFSVVKLQTTEEIPSWAGKGEFFSITRTNEELSIVCPTSNVPGSNLKDVEHDWKCIKVEGVLDFSLTGILSSLANPLAENNISIFAISTFNTDYLLIKVHSIEKAKSVLENAGHIFI; encoded by the coding sequence ATGAATTTAGTCATATTGGAAACGGTATTCTCTGTTGTGAAATTACAAACAACAGAAGAGATACCATCTTGGGCAGGCAAAGGCGAATTCTTTTCAATTACACGTACAAATGAAGAACTCTCAATTGTATGTCCTACATCCAATGTTCCTGGTAGTAATCTAAAGGACGTGGAACATGATTGGAAATGTATAAAAGTAGAGGGTGTATTAGATTTTAGTTTAACAGGAATATTATCATCTTTAGCTAATCCATTGGCGGAAAACAATATAAGCATTTTTGCTATTTCTACTTTTAATACAGATTACTTGTTGATTAAAGTGCATTCCATAGAAAAAGCA
- a CDS encoding GNAT family N-acetyltransferase, whose amino-acid sequence MSLIIRCVEKDDMNQLTDLMNHYIVDFYERPKPPIKNIHNLIDTLIEKNRGIQFVAEKDGNLLGFATLYFSFSTTKADKITVMNDLFVVEIARGTGVAQELFKQCEKYTKENEYAHMGWVTATDNYRAQRFYEKMGGSLGSWMNYSI is encoded by the coding sequence ATGTCCTTAATAATCAGATGTGTAGAAAAAGATGATATGAACCAATTGACCGATTTAATGAATCATTATATCGTTGATTTTTATGAAAGACCCAAACCTCCTATTAAAAACATACATAATTTAATTGACACGTTAATAGAAAAAAATAGAGGTATTCAATTCGTAGCTGAAAAAGATGGTAACCTTCTCGGCTTTGCAACATTATATTTTAGTTTTAGTACAACGAAAGCTGATAAAATAACTGTAATGAATGATTTATTTGTAGTTGAGATCGCAAGAGGAACAGGGGTAGCACAAGAACTGTTTAAACAATGCGAAAAATATACAAAAGAAAATGAGTATGCACATATGGGGTGGGTAACTGCAACTGATAATTACCGTGCCCAAAGATTTTATGAAAAGATGGGTGGTTCTCTTGGAAGTTGGATGAACTATTCAATATAA
- a CDS encoding GNAT family N-acetyltransferase has product MNIILEELEGKHVKLVPMCKGHVQGLYEIGSDRNIWTYLPSVVSTFDDMKVFIESALNNKENGSEYPFVIIEKETSKIIGTTRFLNISTSNKTVEIGWTWLTPSVWGTSVNKECKFLLLRYCFESLGTIRVQFKTDEQNIRSQRAIEGIGATKEGTLRNHMIRRDGTYRNSVFYSIIESEWGLLKKKFF; this is encoded by the coding sequence ATGAATATTATACTTGAAGAATTAGAAGGCAAACATGTCAAATTAGTACCTATGTGTAAAGGTCATGTGCAAGGATTATATGAAATCGGTAGTGATCGGAATATATGGACCTACTTACCAAGCGTAGTTTCTACGTTTGATGATATGAAGGTTTTTATAGAATCAGCTTTGAATAATAAGGAGAATGGTTCTGAATATCCATTTGTTATCATAGAAAAAGAGACAAGCAAAATTATTGGTACCACACGTTTTTTAAATATATCAACTTCAAACAAAACAGTAGAAATAGGATGGACTTGGTTGACTCCCTCAGTCTGGGGAACAAGCGTAAACAAAGAGTGTAAATTTCTATTATTACGATATTGTTTTGAAAGTCTAGGAACTATTCGCGTACAATTTAAAACAGATGAACAAAACATTCGATCTCAAAGAGCTATTGAAGGGATCGGTGCAACAAAAGAGGGAACTTTAAGAAACCACATGATTAGAAGAGACGGTACTTATCGAAATTCAGTGTTTTACAGTATTATAGAAAGTGAATGGGGACTACTAAAAAAGAAGTTCTTTTAG
- a CDS encoding class I SAM-dependent methyltransferase, with product MSEIINYYNQFDEWGRLEREPIEFQVNWHYMKKYLPKSGYVLDNGAGPGKYSMELAKDGYNVTLTDLTPKLVGIAKNKAKELDLEGQFNGFYTADARELKMIKDEQFDSSLMLGPMYHLQEENDRIMAVKELNRVTKKNGIVFVAFMPRVKHILTSLLSPENWKPNNNIDTILKFSQSGCFNHSDEGRFTGAYYFNIEEINPFMEAQGFETVDLIGSNVGTILNNDSWNYWRDKGEQEVKKIIDLIKEKATDPYILGISSHLLYIGRKK from the coding sequence ATGAGTGAAATAATTAACTATTATAATCAATTTGATGAGTGGGGGAGGCTTGAACGTGAACCAATTGAATTCCAAGTAAATTGGCACTATATGAAAAAATATTTACCTAAATCGGGATATGTGCTTGATAATGGTGCAGGACCAGGAAAATACTCAATGGAGCTAGCCAAAGATGGCTATAATGTAACATTAACGGATTTAACTCCAAAATTAGTCGGAATTGCAAAAAATAAAGCAAAAGAACTTGATTTGGAAGGACAATTTAATGGTTTTTATACAGCTGATGCTAGGGAACTTAAAATGATAAAAGATGAACAGTTTGACTCATCGTTAATGCTTGGTCCGATGTATCATTTGCAGGAAGAAAATGACCGTATTATGGCAGTAAAAGAATTAAATAGAGTGACAAAAAAGAATGGAATTGTTTTTGTTGCCTTTATGCCTAGAGTTAAACACATACTTACATCGCTCCTATCACCTGAGAATTGGAAGCCGAACAATAATATTGATACCATTCTTAAATTTTCTCAATCAGGATGTTTTAATCACTCTGATGAGGGACGTTTTACAGGTGCATATTACTTTAATATTGAGGAAATCAATCCTTTTATGGAAGCTCAAGGATTTGAAACTGTAGATTTGATAGGTTCAAATGTAGGAACCATTTTAAACAATGATAGTTGGAATTATTGGAGAGATAAAGGTGAACAAGAAGTTAAGAAAATTATTGATTTAATTAAAGAAAAAGCAACAGATCCTTATATCTTAGGTATTTCATCTCACTTGCTATACATTGGTAGGAAAAAGTAA
- a CDS encoding penicillin-binding protein, with amino-acid sequence MNDKKLVNMNRGSVFLSLIFFVLFLVVLFRFLYIMITGTVDGVNLVENKETRITKEGILEGKKGEILTSDGEKIAVDSQVYTVIGVLSKENPNHIKDIPDTAAKLARVLKTDSKAIEKSLSDSKAYQVELGKIGRNITFTQMQEISDLDLPGIIFAPDIRRTYPLGDFASHIVGITDFDGIGISGIEKEYSEELLGTDGYIKKKIDGFIGLGYDLPQEDSKSKPPQNGNNIYTTLDMNIQTILEDSMNQVVKEYNPEKIIGIVMDPKTGEIVALSNRPSIYPNEQNEVNYLNYALSSSFEPGSTMKIFTLAAAINEGVYHGQEKYKSGAIEVTGELIHDHNKTGWGIITYDKGVELSSNVAFTILAKDKLGFDRFYRYLQEFGFDKKTGIDMGNEGLGKFVYNRPIEKATTAFGQGSTFTPIQLVTAASSIANDGKMMKPYVIKKITDESGGILEENKPKVLNNPVSAETAKKTRELLTSVVTDGTGTHFQLNDFQVAGKTGTAQISDGEGGYQVGRNNYMFSFLGMAPAEDPRLIMYVAVEKPNLKADQVGANAVSEIFNTVMDYSLKKLNATSDVDNNNSNSEEVTPTIMESYKEKSVKNSVSILKDKGLEPIILGRGKKVIETEPIKGTELLKGSKVLIKTEGKKVMPDITGWSLSDVMKLSSLTGLEIQHEGNGFVTSQSIGEGKEIKEGNKLSIKLK; translated from the coding sequence ATGAATGATAAAAAGTTAGTAAATATGAATCGAGGATCTGTATTTCTATCATTAATTTTTTTTGTTTTGTTTTTAGTAGTCTTATTTCGCTTCCTGTATATTATGATAACTGGAACAGTAGATGGTGTGAATCTTGTTGAAAATAAGGAAACTAGAATAACAAAAGAAGGTATTCTAGAAGGGAAAAAAGGAGAAATACTTACTAGCGATGGTGAAAAAATTGCAGTCGATTCACAAGTATATACAGTGATAGGTGTACTTAGCAAAGAAAACCCAAACCATATAAAAGACATTCCAGATACTGCAGCAAAATTGGCTAGAGTATTAAAAACTGATTCCAAAGCTATTGAAAAATCGTTAAGTGATAGTAAAGCATATCAAGTAGAGTTAGGTAAAATAGGAAGAAATATAACGTTTACGCAAATGCAAGAAATAAGTGATCTCGATCTTCCAGGAATCATCTTTGCTCCAGATATTAGAAGAACTTACCCATTAGGTGATTTTGCTTCACACATTGTAGGAATCACTGATTTCGATGGTATAGGTATATCAGGCATCGAAAAGGAATATTCAGAAGAGTTATTAGGGACAGATGGATACATAAAAAAGAAGATTGATGGGTTTATAGGATTAGGCTATGATTTGCCTCAGGAAGATTCAAAATCTAAGCCTCCTCAAAATGGAAACAATATATATACAACATTAGATATGAACATTCAGACGATTCTAGAAGACTCAATGAATCAAGTTGTTAAAGAATACAATCCTGAAAAAATCATAGGGATTGTGATGGACCCTAAAACTGGTGAGATAGTAGCTCTAAGTAATAGACCCTCAATTTATCCCAATGAGCAAAATGAAGTTAATTATTTGAACTATGCCTTGTCATCTTCCTTTGAACCTGGCTCTACAATGAAGATATTTACACTTGCAGCTGCTATTAATGAAGGGGTTTATCATGGCCAAGAGAAATATAAATCAGGAGCAATAGAAGTTACTGGTGAATTGATCCATGATCACAATAAAACGGGCTGGGGAATAATTACATATGATAAGGGTGTTGAGCTTTCGTCAAATGTCGCATTTACTATCCTAGCAAAAGACAAATTAGGCTTTGATAGGTTCTATCGTTACTTACAGGAGTTTGGATTTGATAAAAAAACAGGAATAGATATGGGTAATGAAGGATTAGGTAAATTCGTTTATAATCGTCCAATTGAAAAAGCTACCACAGCGTTTGGTCAAGGATCTACTTTTACTCCAATTCAATTAGTTACTGCAGCTTCTTCTATCGCGAACGATGGTAAGATGATGAAGCCTTACGTCATAAAGAAAATTACGGATGAAAGTGGGGGAATTCTTGAAGAAAACAAACCTAAAGTTTTGAATAACCCAGTAAGTGCCGAAACAGCTAAGAAGACAAGAGAATTACTAACCTCTGTTGTAACGGATGGTACAGGAACCCACTTTCAGCTAAATGATTTTCAGGTTGCTGGTAAAACAGGAACTGCACAAATTTCTGACGGTGAAGGGGGTTATCAAGTTGGGAGAAATAATTATATGTTTTCATTTTTAGGAATGGCTCCTGCAGAAGACCCTAGGTTGATAATGTATGTTGCAGTTGAAAAACCAAATTTGAAGGCAGATCAAGTAGGAGCAAATGCTGTTTCGGAAATATTTAATACTGTAATGGATTATAGTCTTAAAAAGCTAAACGCTACTTCTGATGTAGACAATAACAATAGTAACAGTGAAGAAGTAACACCAACAATCATGGAATCCTATAAAGAAAAATCAGTTAAGAATTCAGTTAGCATCCTAAAAGACAAAGGGTTAGAACCTATAATACTTGGTCGAGGAAAAAAGGTAATAGAGACAGAACCAATTAAAGGAACAGAGTTGTTAAAGGGTTCAAAAGTATTAATAAAGACAGAAGGTAAAAAGGTAATGCCTGATATAACTGGATGGAGCCTTTCTGATGTTATGAAACTAAGTAGCTTAACTGGACTAGAAATTCAACATGAAGGAAATGGATTTGTAACTTCACAAAGTATAGGTGAAGGTAAAGAAATTAAAGAAGGAAACAAACTTTCTATAAAATTAAAGTAA
- a CDS encoding MarR family winged helix-turn-helix transcriptional regulator, with the protein MEKWNQSYGFLLGKVLQQMETKFAEGLVPYAINARQYGVLLFINGNPYSSQKDISENLQIDRTTMVSHIDHLEALGFVERTRNPNDRRSYSLLVTSKGNEVLDSRWDFLINTELDVLGLFKRSRKTIAKGFSCKNLEFTL; encoded by the coding sequence TTGGAAAAATGGAATCAATCTTATGGTTTTTTGCTTGGAAAAGTTCTTCAGCAAATGGAAACTAAATTTGCTGAGGGACTTGTACCATATGCAATTAACGCTAGACAATATGGGGTACTTTTATTTATTAATGGGAATCCTTATTCATCACAAAAGGATATTTCTGAAAACCTACAAATTGATCGGACAACAATGGTAAGTCATATCGATCATTTAGAAGCTTTAGGGTTTGTAGAAAGGACAAGGAATCCTAATGACAGAAGGTCCTATAGTCTTTTGGTTACATCTAAAGGGAATGAAGTATTAGATTCACGCTGGGATTTTCTAATCAATACGGAATTAGATGTATTAGGCCTCTTTAAGCGATCAAGAAAAACAATTGCTAAAGGATTTTCTTGTAAAAATTTGGAGTTCACTTTATAA
- a CDS encoding rhodanese-like domain-containing protein, with amino-acid sequence MNALDYFNARLEATISPMDYLRLAQVDPEKYFLIDVRNGPQHVRSLTIKDANIIPQQELSDHLHKIPKDKEIIVYCWDVWCNTAAKVATFLLEHGYKVKELTGGIAAWKEMNFPVSDSSNDANLSSDSCGC; translated from the coding sequence ATGAACGCACTTGATTATTTTAATGCACGTCTAGAAGCAACGATTAGCCCAATGGATTATCTGAGATTGGCACAGGTCGATCCAGAAAAATACTTTTTGATTGATGTAAGAAATGGTCCTCAACATGTAAGAAGCCTAACAATTAAGGATGCTAATATCATTCCCCAACAGGAGTTGTCGGATCATTTACATAAAATTCCGAAAGATAAAGAAATTATTGTTTATTGTTGGGATGTCTGGTGTAACACAGCAGCCAAAGTGGCAACTTTTCTATTAGAACATGGCTATAAAGTAAAAGAGTTGACCGGAGGTATTGCAGCTTGGAAAGAGATGAATTTCCCTGTCTCTGATTCTTCTAATGATGCAAATCTTTCGTCTGATAGTTGCGGGTGCTGA
- a CDS encoding EVE domain-containing protein, translating to MQNNRYWIGVASRDHVKNAVQGGFAQLCHGKQTPLKKMNTGDWIIYYSPKVKFKESTPHQKFTAIGKVLADDVIQVDMGNNFIPFRRSIDFISCNETPIQPLISQLSFIKSTKYWGYTFRYGHLEISEKDFKLIAENMVNEKEISIF from the coding sequence ATGCAAAATAACAGGTATTGGATCGGGGTTGCTTCACGTGACCATGTAAAAAATGCAGTGCAAGGTGGGTTTGCTCAACTTTGTCATGGCAAACAAACACCTTTGAAAAAGATGAATACTGGTGATTGGATTATTTATTACTCACCTAAAGTCAAATTCAAAGAAAGTACTCCACATCAAAAATTTACTGCAATCGGAAAAGTTTTAGCTGATGATGTCATTCAGGTTGATATGGGCAATAATTTCATACCTTTCCGAAGAAGTATAGATTTTATTTCTTGTAATGAAACACCTATTCAACCATTAATTTCACAACTATCCTTTATTAAAAGTACAAAATACTGGGGTTATACTTTTCGATATGGTCATTTAGAGATCAGTGAAAAAGATTTTAAACTAATTGCAGAAAACATGGTTAATGAGAAGGAGATTAGCATATTCTAA
- a CDS encoding DUF4083 domain-containing protein codes for MYIGDFLYSAVIISLLLLGAISFTLFIRRLLINTKANVSTSDDINKKLDRIIELLEKQSK; via the coding sequence ATGTACATTGGTGATTTTCTTTATTCAGCTGTTATAATCTCTTTACTACTTTTAGGAGCTATTTCGTTTACTCTTTTTATTCGAAGGCTGCTTATCAATACTAAGGCGAATGTTAGCACGTCTGACGATATTAATAAGAAATTAGATAGAATTATTGAATTGCTTGAAAAACAGTCTAAATAA
- a CDS encoding kinase — translation MEDKITTLLKNIPKVEKGKKVVLGIDGLSRSGKTTLVRNIEEHIQEKDIFSCVLHIDDYIVERERRYSTGNEEWYEYYNLQWDVEWLKENLFKRLKESNELKLLTYDYNSDSQKLCSVKVPDTCLIIIEGVFLQRKEWRNYFDFIIFLNCIREERFKRESVDSQNNIEKFEKRYWKAEDYYMKTVSPIEQADLVIQN, via the coding sequence ATTGAAGATAAAATAACAACATTATTGAAAAACATTCCAAAAGTTGAAAAAGGTAAAAAGGTTGTACTCGGAATAGATGGATTAAGTCGCTCAGGTAAAACAACATTAGTAAGAAACATCGAAGAGCATATTCAAGAAAAAGATATTTTTTCTTGTGTTTTACATATAGACGATTACATTGTAGAGAGAGAAAGACGTTATAGCACTGGTAATGAAGAGTGGTATGAATATTACAATTTGCAATGGGATGTAGAATGGCTAAAAGAGAATTTATTCAAAAGGCTTAAAGAATCTAATGAATTGAAATTATTAACATATGACTATAATTCAGATTCACAAAAATTATGTTCGGTCAAGGTACCAGATACATGTCTAATTATTATCGAAGGAGTGTTTTTACAAAGAAAAGAGTGGAGAAATTACTTCGATTTTATTATTTTTCTGAATTGTATACGAGAAGAGAGATTCAAACGTGAAAGTGTTGATTCGCAAAATAACATTGAGAAGTTTGAAAAAAGATACTGGAAAGCAGAAGATTATTATATGAAAACAGTTTCGCCAATAGAACAAGCCGATTTAGTTATACAGAATTAA
- a CDS encoding CBO0543 family protein: MTFAITLFAMSWSFYILFADKSKLPFFLSTVYFGMIVALMSDLFMHVVELWKFNIENRLHIFIARWLTSWGVYFVIMYLFLQWLPKERSLSSIFKYLFYWTTFSIIAEWLFVRMGWFIHLKWWNLFHSYWADWVLYSIFYLHYKWIEKKRNN; this comes from the coding sequence ATGACATTTGCTATCACATTATTTGCAATGTCTTGGTCTTTTTATATTTTGTTTGCGGATAAAAGCAAACTTCCGTTCTTTTTATCAACTGTTTACTTTGGTATGATTGTCGCATTAATGAGTGATTTATTTATGCATGTTGTGGAATTATGGAAGTTTAATATAGAAAACAGACTCCATATTTTTATTGCACGTTGGTTAACTTCTTGGGGTGTCTATTTTGTCATCATGTATTTATTCCTGCAATGGCTTCCCAAGGAAAGATCCCTCTCATCGATTTTCAAATATCTTTTTTATTGGACAACCTTTAGTATAATAGCTGAATGGCTCTTTGTAAGAATGGGATGGTTTATACATCTGAAATGGTGGAACTTATTTCACTCTTATTGGGCGGATTGGGTATTATATAGTATTTTTTATCTTCATTATAAATGGATAGAAAAGAAAAGGAATAACTAA